The Dethiosulfovibrio faecalis genome contains the following window.
TCGCAGCTTCGTGCATATGAACACCTGCGACAGCCAAGATTACGACGTAAAAATTACCTCCTCCCTTTCCCACCATGGTCATAACGACAGCGACAATCAAGATAAAGAAACTTACGACAGGCAAGCTCATCGCCTAAAACTCCTTAATTATTATTTTTTCGACGGTGTCGGCATAAAAAACTCGGGCTCTCGACGGGAGGAAAAGTTGTCCCACATCTTCTTTCCCAGAGAGGCCACAGGCTCCAGCCTCAGCACCCTGGCACCGGTAGGACAGGCCTTCACGCAGGCGCAGCAGAAGGTACAGGCCACTCCGTCGGTTGCGTTGGGGTCCTTCGGATCCACCGCCCCTACGGGGCAGACCGCGGCGCATTTTCCGCAATGGACGCACGTCTCCACGTCGGTTACGGGAGAGCCCTCCGGCATGGTGGAGGGAACCTTGTAGGGCCTATTCCCCGGCAGATCCACCTCTGGCAGCTCGGAGACGGAATCGGCGGCGCCAAGCATCTTGGCCACCTTGGCCCCGAATGACCGTATCACGGGCAGATCGTAGCCGTCCGGCCTGCCTATGGCGGTCGGATATTTTTCGTCGGCGAAGGAATGCTCTCCGATGAAGGCCGCTCCGGCTATCACCTTGAACCCCTTCTCCCTCAAGATATCCCCGAGCTCCAACAGTGCGTCGTCGTAGTGTCTGTTGCCGTAGACCACCACGGCTACGGCGGGCCGTCCGTCTCCCCGGAGTTTCTCCAGCAAAGCCCGCCCCTCTTTGGCGATCCTGCCGGAATATACCGGCATCCCCACCAGCAGGACGTCTCCCTCGGGAAGCACGGCCGTCTTTCTAACCTTCGGCGATGTTACGTCCACAAGGGAGAGGTTCGATTTCATCCCCTCCACGATCCCCTTCAGGACCCTCGTGGTCGTCCCGGTGGGAGAATAGCTTACGACAGTCGCTGTATCGAACTTCAAGATAAAGACCCCTCTCTTGTTGATAAAGATTCTCCAGTATCCTACACCCTGAAGGTCCTATCGTCACCATCGTCCTTCCATGATGTAGAATGGTCGGCAAAACCACGAGAACGGAGGACGGCTATATGGACTTTCCCTTTATGCAGGACCCCTTGCTCGGCATGGGACTGGTGATCTTCTTCGGCTACTTCCTGGGACACCTGGCTGTGAAGGCCGGGCTTCCCAAGATAACTGGCTATCTCGCCGCGGGATTGATACTGAACCCCACCGTCTTCGGCCTGGTTCCCCAAAGTGCCATAGCGGGAACTAACACGATGGTGAACGTGCTACTGTGCGTCATAACCTTCGAGATCGGGGGATCTCTGGCTATAGATAAAATACGCTCCCTCGGCAAAAGCATCGTGGCAATGACGGTTCTGGAGGCGGAAGGGGCCTTTCTGGCGGTGATACTCGGGATGATTCCCTTCTGCGTGCTCTTCGGGTCCCATTTCGGCATCTCCGGAACCCCAGCGGTGCTGGCCTTTTCCATACTGATGGGTGGTTTGGTCTCTCCTACCGACCCGGCGGCGACGATAGCCGTGGCCCACCAGTACGGAGCGAAGGGACCTGTGACCTCGACCATACTGGGAGTATCCGCCTTCGACGACGGCTTCGGAATAATAAACTTCGGTCTGGCTCTGGCTCTGGCCAGGACGATAATGGGAGGAGGAGAACTCTCCCTTTTCTCGGTGGTGATCTCGCCTCTC
Protein-coding sequences here:
- a CDS encoding 4Fe-4S binding protein; translated protein: MKFDTATVVSYSPTGTTTRVLKGIVEGMKSNLSLVDVTSPKVRKTAVLPEGDVLLVGMPVYSGRIAKEGRALLEKLRGDGRPAVAVVVYGNRHYDDALLELGDILREKGFKVIAGAAFIGEHSFADEKYPTAIGRPDGYDLPVIRSFGAKVAKMLGAADSVSELPEVDLPGNRPYKVPSTMPEGSPVTDVETCVHCGKCAAVCPVGAVDPKDPNATDGVACTFCCACVKACPTGARVLRLEPVASLGKKMWDNFSSRREPEFFMPTPSKK
- a CDS encoding cation:proton antiporter, coding for MVGKTTRTEDGYMDFPFMQDPLLGMGLVIFFGYFLGHLAVKAGLPKITGYLAAGLILNPTVFGLVPQSAIAGTNTMVNVLLCVITFEIGGSLAIDKIRSLGKSIVAMTVLEAEGAFLAVILGMIPFCVLFGSHFGISGTPAVLAFSILMGGLVSPTDPAATIAVAHQYGAKGPVTSTILGVSAFDDGFGIINFGLALALARTIMGGGELSLFSVVISPLWTILLSAAVGCVFGIMVDRMSSKALDSEGGGGLTIVLVGGLMACFGVAEALKADELLATMVMGIWVVNANNRSDEIFDFVQSTLEEPVFLIFFCVSGMTLDMPSLLSSLAFIPAVVLLRVLGKAAGIYGGGDLTGVDGKTCRYVIGGLIPLGGIVIGLALTLKRFPEMAPFADTLINVIIGCTVIHEFIGPMTARWALNSSGEIDK